The Chroogloeocystis siderophila 5.2 s.c.1 genome includes a region encoding these proteins:
- a CDS encoding GNAT family N-acetyltransferase has protein sequence MSAEHLVNLSYERRANAWYDIFSQASNGGNFTYVAENESGEIVGFANGGAERTGDPIYKGELTAIYIRQSYQRKEIGKYLVQAVAQRLRRSGIKSMLVWVLADNPACQFCAVLGGKQVREQELEIGEKSLIEVAYPSFVTLAIVKFRCLAAFRFRPFAKFDLPK, from the coding sequence GTGTCAGCCGAGCATTTGGTGAACCTGTCATATGAGCGCAGAGCAAACGCTTGGTATGATATCTTCAGCCAAGCCTCAAACGGCGGTAACTTTACTTATGTTGCTGAGAATGAATCTGGCGAGATTGTCGGCTTTGCCAATGGAGGAGCAGAGCGTACAGGCGATCCAATATACAAGGGTGAATTGACTGCCATTTACATTCGACAAAGCTATCAGCGAAAAGAAATTGGAAAGTATTTAGTACAAGCTGTTGCGCAAAGGTTGCGGCGCTCAGGCATTAAATCAATGTTAGTGTGGGTTCTCGCCGATAATCCCGCGTGCCAATTTTGTGCTGTACTTGGAGGAAAACAAGTCCGCGAACAAGAGCTTGAAATTGGCGAAAAATCGCTGATCGAGGTAGCTTATCCCTCTTTTGTCACATTGGCGATAGTAAAATTCAGATGTCTTGCTGCATTTAGGTTTCGCCCTTTTGCCAAATTTGATTTACCAAAATAG
- a CDS encoding LmeA family phospholipid-binding protein — protein sequence MLFGGLSGLTNPTGTDWGERMLNTVASQTIRHLFTRSESVEVAVRCYPSSKLLQGSIDSFKMSGRGLVIRKDFYVEEMSFETDAVAIDFSSVLGGKLTLKQPTQAVAQVTLTEDGINNAFNAELVKKRLQNLSLAGLADISGGESISFSDVQVQLLPENEVKIAAKADISNGELVLISLKATLAVERRRRVTFQNPQFEAQDIPEAQRELSQTLTNALAEILNNMVDLDRFDLDGVMMRINRLETQGQKLIFSGYAQIDRIPGNA from the coding sequence ACTTAGTGGTTTAACCAATCCCACTGGCACTGACTGGGGAGAGCGGATGCTCAACACAGTTGCCAGCCAAACGATTCGCCATTTGTTCACCCGTAGCGAATCGGTAGAAGTCGCTGTCCGCTGTTATCCCTCTAGTAAATTGTTGCAAGGTAGTATTGACAGCTTCAAAATGAGCGGTCGCGGTTTAGTGATTCGTAAAGACTTTTATGTCGAAGAAATGTCGTTTGAAACTGATGCGGTGGCGATTGACTTTAGCTCGGTTCTCGGCGGTAAACTCACGCTCAAACAACCTACACAAGCGGTTGCGCAAGTTACCTTAACTGAAGATGGCATTAATAATGCTTTCAATGCTGAACTTGTCAAAAAACGCCTTCAAAATCTTTCTCTAGCAGGCTTAGCCGATATTTCCGGTGGTGAGTCAATTTCTTTCAGCGATGTTCAAGTCCAACTGTTACCAGAAAACGAAGTCAAAATTGCTGCTAAAGCAGATATCAGTAACGGCGAACTCGTACTAATTAGCCTAAAAGCAACTTTAGCAGTAGAACGACGCCGACGTGTCACTTTTCAAAACCCCCAATTTGAAGCTCAAGACATTCCCGAAGCGCAACGCGAGCTTTCGCAAACTTTAACTAATGCTCTGGCAGAAATTTTGAATAACATGGTTGACCTAGATCGCTTTGACTTAGATGGCGTTATGATGCGGATCAACCGTTTAGAAACTCAAGGTCAAAAACTCATCTTCAGCGGCTACGCCCAAATTGATCGCATTCCTGGGAATGCCTAG